From Dreissena polymorpha isolate Duluth1 chromosome 15, UMN_Dpol_1.0, whole genome shotgun sequence, a single genomic window includes:
- the LOC127860369 gene encoding alpha-glucosidase-like isoform X1: MSKSGVYLVSSTPVDADRGTKPGYDSTSVDAHKRNHQVYDNSVFTNSEEKVTYSEANGSVLEFEKVRPSKPYRGMGKEDLLYFSSQPFWRRLRMICVAIVLIGWVALIITVAALVLAYPRCREAPSRSWWQAEAVYRVYVPSFKDSNGDGIGDLKGIESKLDYIKDQGFGVISLSPIYATANTESNPTINAFRAGNDLAVTDHKAVGGVYGTLGDIDSLVAAVHDRGMYLVLDFIPGVTGTTHAWFSESRNNGSERRNFYVWAGKASDADPPNNWKSHFGIPAWTKDSTRQQFYLHQFASDTPDLNLRSAAVREELEDILTFWLDRDIDGFNIRDPGFIFEDFDLRNNTVKPGITSPGNAYTDYDPIHTSGQPEVYGLLEEWRMTLRAHNKTATEKVLLTNVDGALDISRIYSFCDRSGVQMPLNTGFLTTTSCNGACVTKLVSDWMGKTPSGKWATWMSGGDNYDRIFTTFNASYVEAFMTLSFLLPGTPVLYYGDEIGAQNIGSGSAMTAARNGTSRGIMTWNANSTQDGFCDNCTNIWTSVMSRAEQQRGPTSDYIKELVTLRRKVSFKSGEYSRALVDDDVFSFVREVDGEPGYLVAINFGPNKVSRDFIGSHDTISPEGVIAMTRGTAYSVDDKVNPAKLEIEAYGAVVVSWDYVAKEL; the protein is encoded by the exons ATGAGTAAATCGGGTGTTTACCTGGTGTCCAGCACACCAGTGGATGCAGACAGGGGAACCAAGCCAGGGTACGACAGCACATCAGTAGATGCACACAAGAGAAACCATCAAGTTTACGACAACTCGGTATTCACGAATAGCGAAGAAAAGGTCACCTATAG TGAGGCCAATGGCAGCGTACTTGAGTTTGAGAAGGTCAGGCCGAGCAAACCGTACCGAGGAATGGGCAAGGAAGACCTGCTGTACTTCTCCTCACAGCCATTTTGGAGGCGACTGCGCATGATCTGTGTAGCGATCGTTCTGATTGGCTGGGTGGCTCTGATAATCACCGTAGCGGCCCTGGTGCTAGCGTATCCAAGGTGCCGCGAGGCGCCGTCTAGGTCATGGTGGCAAGCGGAAGCAGTATATCGAGTCTATGTGCCAAGCTTTAAAGACAGCAATGGTGATGGTATCGGAGACTTAAAAG GTATCGAATCCAAGCTGGACTATATCAAGGACCAAGGCTTCGGTGTGATCTCGTTGAGCCCCATCTACGCGACAGCCAATACTGAGTCGAACCCAACCATCAACGCGTTTCGCGCCGGAAACGACCTAGCCGTCACGGACCACAAGGCGGTAGGCGGCGTCTACGGAACTCTGGGTGACATTGACTCTCTTGTGGCCGCCGTCCACGACAGGGGGATGTACCTGGTACTAGACTTCATCCCGGGAGTCACGGGCACGACGCATGCGTGGTTCAGTGAGTCGCGAAATAACGGCAGCGAGAGAAGGAACTTCTACGTATGGGCCGGCAAGGCAAGCGACGCTGACCCACCTAATAACTGG AAAAGCCATTTTGGTATACCAGCGTGGACGAAGGATTCTACCAGACAACAGTTTTACCTACACCAGTTCGCATCGGATACGCCTGATCTGAACTTGCGCAGTGCCGCGGTGCGGGAAGAATTGGAG GACATACTGACATTCTGGCTAGACAGAGATATAGACGGGTTCAACATTCGAGACCCTGGCTTCATTTTTGAAGACTTCGATCTTAGGAACAACACCGTCAAACCAGGCATCACATCACCGGGG AATGCCTATACCGACTACGATCCGATTCATACTAGCGGTCAACCGGAAGTGTACGGACTGCTGGAGGAATGGAGGATGACGCTGCGAGCCCACAATAAGACCGCAACTGAGAA GGTACTGTTGACCAATGTTGATGGCGCATTGGACATCTCTCGTATCTACAGCTTCTGTGACCGCTCAGGAGTTCAGATGCCTCTCAATACTGGGTTTCTGACAACAACAAGCTGCAATGGCGCATGCGTCACGAAACTGGTCTCTGATTGGATGGGAAAGACTCCTAGCGGAAAATGGGCAACTTGGATG TCAGGGGGTGACAATTACGACAGGATATTCACTACGTTCAACGCAAGTTACGTGGAGGCTTTCATGACGTTATCCTTCCTGCTACCAGGGACGCCGGTACTTTATTACGGGGACGAAATAGGTGCGCAGAATATCGGAAGTGGCAGCGCAATGACCGCTGCCCGGAACGGCACCTCTCGGGGAATCATGACGTGGAACGCGAATTCAACTCAGGATGGATTCTGCGacaattgtacaaacatttggaCCTCTGTCATGTCGAGGGCTGAACAACAG CGTGGACCGACTTCGGACTATATTAAAGAGCTTGTCACACTGAGACGGAAAGTCTCGTTCAAGTCCGGAGAATACTCACGAGCGCTCGTGGACGATGACGTGTTCTCGTTCGTGCGAGAAGTCGACGGCGAACCGGG ATATCTTGTTGCTATTAATTTCGGACCAAACAAAGTGTCACGTGACTTCATTGGGTCACATGACACAATTTCGCCAGAGGGTGTTATTGCGATGACAAGGGGCACCGCCTACAGTGTTGATGACAAGGTGAACCCAGCCAAGCTTGAAATCGAAGCATATGGGGCCGTTGTCGTTTCCTGGGATTATGTTGCTAAGGAACTCTGA
- the LOC127860369 gene encoding neutral and basic amino acid transport protein rBAT-like isoform X2 — translation MTREANGSVLEFEKVRPSKPYRGMGKEDLLYFSSQPFWRRLRMICVAIVLIGWVALIITVAALVLAYPRCREAPSRSWWQAEAVYRVYVPSFKDSNGDGIGDLKGIESKLDYIKDQGFGVISLSPIYATANTESNPTINAFRAGNDLAVTDHKAVGGVYGTLGDIDSLVAAVHDRGMYLVLDFIPGVTGTTHAWFSESRNNGSERRNFYVWAGKASDADPPNNWKSHFGIPAWTKDSTRQQFYLHQFASDTPDLNLRSAAVREELEDILTFWLDRDIDGFNIRDPGFIFEDFDLRNNTVKPGITSPGNAYTDYDPIHTSGQPEVYGLLEEWRMTLRAHNKTATEKVLLTNVDGALDISRIYSFCDRSGVQMPLNTGFLTTTSCNGACVTKLVSDWMGKTPSGKWATWMSGGDNYDRIFTTFNASYVEAFMTLSFLLPGTPVLYYGDEIGAQNIGSGSAMTAARNGTSRGIMTWNANSTQDGFCDNCTNIWTSVMSRAEQQRGPTSDYIKELVTLRRKVSFKSGEYSRALVDDDVFSFVREVDGEPGYLVAINFGPNKVSRDFIGSHDTISPEGVIAMTRGTAYSVDDKVNPAKLEIEAYGAVVVSWDYVAKEL, via the exons ATGACgcg TGAGGCCAATGGCAGCGTACTTGAGTTTGAGAAGGTCAGGCCGAGCAAACCGTACCGAGGAATGGGCAAGGAAGACCTGCTGTACTTCTCCTCACAGCCATTTTGGAGGCGACTGCGCATGATCTGTGTAGCGATCGTTCTGATTGGCTGGGTGGCTCTGATAATCACCGTAGCGGCCCTGGTGCTAGCGTATCCAAGGTGCCGCGAGGCGCCGTCTAGGTCATGGTGGCAAGCGGAAGCAGTATATCGAGTCTATGTGCCAAGCTTTAAAGACAGCAATGGTGATGGTATCGGAGACTTAAAAG GTATCGAATCCAAGCTGGACTATATCAAGGACCAAGGCTTCGGTGTGATCTCGTTGAGCCCCATCTACGCGACAGCCAATACTGAGTCGAACCCAACCATCAACGCGTTTCGCGCCGGAAACGACCTAGCCGTCACGGACCACAAGGCGGTAGGCGGCGTCTACGGAACTCTGGGTGACATTGACTCTCTTGTGGCCGCCGTCCACGACAGGGGGATGTACCTGGTACTAGACTTCATCCCGGGAGTCACGGGCACGACGCATGCGTGGTTCAGTGAGTCGCGAAATAACGGCAGCGAGAGAAGGAACTTCTACGTATGGGCCGGCAAGGCAAGCGACGCTGACCCACCTAATAACTGG AAAAGCCATTTTGGTATACCAGCGTGGACGAAGGATTCTACCAGACAACAGTTTTACCTACACCAGTTCGCATCGGATACGCCTGATCTGAACTTGCGCAGTGCCGCGGTGCGGGAAGAATTGGAG GACATACTGACATTCTGGCTAGACAGAGATATAGACGGGTTCAACATTCGAGACCCTGGCTTCATTTTTGAAGACTTCGATCTTAGGAACAACACCGTCAAACCAGGCATCACATCACCGGGG AATGCCTATACCGACTACGATCCGATTCATACTAGCGGTCAACCGGAAGTGTACGGACTGCTGGAGGAATGGAGGATGACGCTGCGAGCCCACAATAAGACCGCAACTGAGAA GGTACTGTTGACCAATGTTGATGGCGCATTGGACATCTCTCGTATCTACAGCTTCTGTGACCGCTCAGGAGTTCAGATGCCTCTCAATACTGGGTTTCTGACAACAACAAGCTGCAATGGCGCATGCGTCACGAAACTGGTCTCTGATTGGATGGGAAAGACTCCTAGCGGAAAATGGGCAACTTGGATG TCAGGGGGTGACAATTACGACAGGATATTCACTACGTTCAACGCAAGTTACGTGGAGGCTTTCATGACGTTATCCTTCCTGCTACCAGGGACGCCGGTACTTTATTACGGGGACGAAATAGGTGCGCAGAATATCGGAAGTGGCAGCGCAATGACCGCTGCCCGGAACGGCACCTCTCGGGGAATCATGACGTGGAACGCGAATTCAACTCAGGATGGATTCTGCGacaattgtacaaacatttggaCCTCTGTCATGTCGAGGGCTGAACAACAG CGTGGACCGACTTCGGACTATATTAAAGAGCTTGTCACACTGAGACGGAAAGTCTCGTTCAAGTCCGGAGAATACTCACGAGCGCTCGTGGACGATGACGTGTTCTCGTTCGTGCGAGAAGTCGACGGCGAACCGGG ATATCTTGTTGCTATTAATTTCGGACCAAACAAAGTGTCACGTGACTTCATTGGGTCACATGACACAATTTCGCCAGAGGGTGTTATTGCGATGACAAGGGGCACCGCCTACAGTGTTGATGACAAGGTGAACCCAGCCAAGCTTGAAATCGAAGCATATGGGGCCGTTGTCGTTTCCTGGGATTATGTTGCTAAGGAACTCTGA